From Thermomonas sp. XSG, one genomic window encodes:
- a CDS encoding PilX N-terminal domain-containing pilus assembly protein, giving the protein MKNVQSFRGNRRQRGISLLVVLLLLVVMSVLGVAVLRSSAMQERMSANLRDRSLATQAVENALATARANLAAAPKWRTTVPTAADCASDGICPSYTAESAAGWRAGPTLRGVATQYWIEYLGENTTAMETTGVIPGSETTNRGPLFRITARTNTDGRAMVVLQSDVIYRSPKL; this is encoded by the coding sequence ATGAAGAACGTCCAGTCTTTTCGGGGCAACCGGCGGCAACGGGGCATCTCGCTGCTCGTAGTCCTGTTGTTGCTGGTGGTGATGTCGGTGCTTGGCGTGGCGGTGCTGCGCAGCTCCGCGATGCAGGAGCGCATGAGCGCCAATCTACGCGACCGCAGCTTGGCTACGCAGGCGGTGGAGAACGCGCTTGCAACTGCTCGGGCCAACTTGGCAGCAGCGCCCAAATGGCGCACCACGGTGCCTACCGCCGCCGACTGCGCGAGCGATGGTATCTGCCCTTCCTACACCGCGGAATCCGCCGCGGGGTGGCGCGCGGGCCCCACCCTCCGTGGCGTGGCAACCCAGTATTGGATCGAGTATCTGGGCGAAAACACCACTGCCATGGAGACCACCGGCGTCATCCCGGGGTCGGAGACCACCAATCGCGGACCGCTGTTCCGCATCACCGCACGCACCAATACCGACGGGCGTGCGATGGTGGTCCTGCAATCCGATGTCATCTACCGTAGTCCCAAGCTGTGA
- a CDS encoding prepilin-type N-terminal cleavage/methylation domain-containing protein, producing the protein MSRGKQAGFGLIELMVAMVLGLLVLGAAVAVFQSNLRTFNASDGQNRVQENARVAYELLSKDVRSTGSSACSAEASVLGLDAMSTSFKTPLSGSATELTTVSADDLSYRVKTASASAVTLVESAPQASDIFKVGDRVMVCNAAMTGFAQIASIAGQTVTFTAALEFDPALTEYGDPASISIARFRNNRWHVKANGGATGNSLYVNRNGGGDQEVAEGVQRLDVTYHQAANGNPAVYVAAPTDFQSVDAVRMFMPMRAVMPSKAPGENDIVNRNVASTASIRNRSL; encoded by the coding sequence ATGAGCAGGGGAAAGCAAGCAGGCTTCGGTCTGATCGAATTGATGGTTGCCATGGTGCTGGGTCTTCTTGTGCTGGGTGCGGCTGTCGCCGTGTTCCAGTCCAATCTGCGCACGTTCAATGCCAGCGATGGACAGAACCGTGTGCAGGAAAACGCGCGCGTGGCCTACGAATTGCTCTCCAAGGATGTGCGGTCCACCGGAAGTTCCGCCTGCTCCGCAGAAGCTTCGGTGCTGGGGTTGGACGCGATGAGCACGTCATTCAAGACCCCCCTTTCCGGCAGCGCAACCGAGCTCACCACGGTGTCGGCGGATGACCTGTCGTACCGGGTGAAAACGGCGTCCGCGTCCGCGGTCACGTTGGTGGAAAGCGCGCCCCAGGCGAGTGACATTTTCAAGGTGGGTGACCGCGTCATGGTGTGCAATGCGGCCATGACCGGGTTTGCCCAGATCGCCTCGATTGCCGGGCAAACCGTTACGTTTACGGCAGCATTGGAGTTCGACCCGGCGCTTACCGAATATGGCGATCCGGCCAGCATCTCCATCGCGCGCTTCCGTAATAACCGCTGGCATGTGAAGGCCAACGGCGGCGCCACCGGCAATTCGCTGTACGTCAACCGCAATGGCGGCGGTGACCAGGAAGTGGCTGAGGGGGTGCAGCGGCTGGACGTGACCTACCACCAGGCGGCCAACGGCAACCCCGCGGTGTATGTCGCTGCGCCCACGGATTTCCAGTCGGTGGATGCCGTGCGCATGTTCATGCCCATGCGGGCGGTGATGCCCTCCAAAGCCCCTGGTGAGAACGACATCGTGAACCGAAACGTGGCTTCTACCGCCAGTATCAGGAATCGCAGTCTATGA